A genomic segment from Malus domestica chromosome 05, GDT2T_hap1 encodes:
- the LOC103435557 gene encoding transcription factor MYB58-like, with product MGGKGRSPCCDKEKVKRGPWSPAEDLRLITFIQKNGHDNWRALPKRAGLLRCGKSCRLRWINYLRPDVKRGNFTIEEEESIIRLHEALGNKWSKIAAHFPGRTDNEIKNVWNTHLKKRLKRQNLPSSSSSSSSTTTTLLSGGKPSVGGGEELIEHQSAEETSMATHNKPHEPCSLTIQENPNHHDSPMELTNDPKELTGLTTSSSNVSSNESNGSSSSSQVVGMSRPGAEEQQMDDSNYFSGIFDFPFESDSYFWDMFNDFEPLQSNLVQVLHEADEANCQRSGLGQVENGKWLSYLESELGLEVTPTESEKNNQEILPKYATEQPIFPEAFDKMPNPTEADESMDYFNSNVAFATQQFLHSN from the exons ATGGGGGGAAAGGGAAGATCGCCATGTTGTGATAAGGAGAAAGTGAAGAGGGGTCCTTGGAGCCCTGCTGAGGACTTGAGGCTCATTACTTTCATTCAGAAAAATGGCCATGATAACTGGAGGGCTCTCCCTAAGCGAGCAG GTTTGCTGAGATGTGGTAAAAGTTGCCGTTTGAGATGGATTAATTACCTTAGGCCTGATGTGAAGCGAGGGAACTTCACTATTGAGGAAGAGGAGTCCATAATCAGGCTACATGAAGCCTTGGGAAACAA GTGGTCAAAAATTGCAGCACATTTTCCGGGAAGAACGGACAATGAGATTAAGAATGTGTGGAACACTCATCTAAAGAAAAGATTGAAACGCCAAAATTTACCATCCTCTTCCTCGTCATCTTCTTCTACTACTACTACATTATTGTCTGGTGGAAAACCAAGTGTAGGAGGAGGGGAAGAACTAATTGAGCATCAATCTGCTGAAGAAACTAGCATGGCCACCCACAACAAACCTCATGAGCCATGCAGTTTGACaattcaagaaaaccctaatcatCATGATTCTCCAATGGAATTAACAAATGATCCCAAGGAGTTGACAGGGTTGACCACTTCTTCTTCTAATGTTTCTTCTAATGAATCCAATGGCTCAAGTAGTTCCAGCCAAGTTGTTGGTATGTCAAGGCCAGGTGCAGAAGAGCAGCAAATGGATGATTCAAACTACTTTTCAGGAATTTTTGATTTTCCATTTGAGTCTGACTCttatttttgggacatgtttaATGACTTTGAGCCACTCCAGTCAAATTTAGTCCAAGTACTTCATGAGGCTGATGAGGCTAATTGCCAGAGATCGGGCTTGGGACAAGTGGAAAATGGGAAGTGGCTTAGTTACTTGGAAAGTGAACTTGGACTTGAAGTAACACCAACAGAGAGTGAGAAAAATAACCAGGAGATTTTACCAAAGTATGCAACTGAACAACCAATCTTCCCAGAGGCCTTTGACAAAATGCCAAACCCTACAGAAGCTGACGAGAGCATGGATTACTTTAATTCAAACGTGGCCTTCGCCACACAACAATTCCTCCATTCAAATTAG
- the LOC103435410 gene encoding uncharacterized protein, with product MAAEVSSLFRVLSGYSDDQHLSVGSGSSGEKSTALITRDLLGGSGSSPSTLPNDSQELDLDLQVPNGWEKRLDLKSGKVYLQRCSAQNSHSISYQNNQTNPTVPKMQDLNFPPSPSSKIPLNLFDDTSSNLDLKLVSSSPPPSCSNQSLCTLDKVKSALERAEKEPIKRRSSSMLKSSSPTYSSSSSSIKETEEADSEDKQYASPFAAGCPGCLSYVLIMRNNPKCPRCNSVVPLPTVKKPRIDLNRSN from the exons ATGGCTGCTGAGGTGAGCTCTCTGTTTCGGGTTCTAAGTGGGTACAGTGACGATCAGCATCTGAGCGTTGGGAGTGGTTCTAGTGGTGAGAAATCAACTGCTCTGATTACAAGAGACTTGCTTGGTGGTAGTGGGTCGTCTCCTTCAACTCTTCCCAACGACTCCCAGGAACTGGACCTCGACTTACAGGTCCCCAATGGCTGGGAAAAGCGCTTGGACTTGAAG TCAGGGAAAGTGTATCTTCAAAGGTGCAGTGCCCAAAATTCACATTCAATCTCATATCAAAACAACCAAACCAATCCAACAGTTCCAAAGATGCAAGATTTGAACTTCCCTCCATCGCCATCGTCGAAAATCCCACTAAATCTCTTTGATGATACCAGCTCTAACCTTGATTTGAAACTGGTTTCATCATCACCACCACCCTCATGCAGTAACCAGAGCCTGTGCACTTTGGACAAGGTAAAATCCGCCCTCGAACGAGCAGAGAAGGAACCGATCAAGAGGCGATCTTCGTCCATGTTGAAGTCATCTTCGCCAACTTACTCATCGTCGTCGTCATCCATCAAAGAAACTGAGGAGGCAGACAGTGAGGACAAGCAATACGCATCACCATTTGCAGCAGGGTGTCCTGGTTGCCTATCTTATGTGTTGATAATGAGAAATAACCCTAAATGTCCTAGGTGCAATTCGGTTGTTCCGCTGCCTACGGTGAAGAAACCTCGGATCGATCTCAACAGATCAAAttga